One genomic segment of Sorex araneus isolate mSorAra2 chromosome X, mSorAra2.pri, whole genome shotgun sequence includes these proteins:
- the GNLY gene encoding granulysin, which yields MTLWAFVILVSAFLATPGLAFSGLDPESADLALDGLSEAELLQDSLLAERWTNGFRCVSCKKVLQKLEDLVGKDVSKESITEAATHVCSKMGLLKVPCRGLMKAFLKVITQDIMEGKSAPEVCVDIKMCKPAGYI from the exons ATGACCCTCTGGGCTTTTGTGATCCTGGTCTCGGCGTTCTTGGCTACCCCAG GCCTGGCCTTCTCTGGTCTGGACCCTGAGTCTGCGGACCTGGCGCTGGACGGTCTGAGTGAGGCCGAGCTGCTCCAG GACAGTCTGCTGGCCGAAAGATGGACCAATGGCTTCCGCTGTGTGTCCTGTAAGAAGGTGTTACAGAAGCTGGAGGACTTGGTGGGGAAAGATGTCAGCAAG GAATCCATCACCGAGGCCGCGACCCATGTGTGTAGCAAGATGGGCTTGCTGAAAGTCCCCTGCAGGGGTCTCATGAaggcatttttaaaagtcattaccCAGGACATCATGGAAGGCAAGAGCGCACCTGAAGTCTGTGTGGACATTAAGATGTGCAAACCTGCAG GCTACATCTGA